A genomic segment from Panthera tigris isolate Pti1 chromosome A1, P.tigris_Pti1_mat1.1, whole genome shotgun sequence encodes:
- the NUDT12 gene encoding NAD-capped RNA hydrolase NUDT12, translated as MSSIKRSPKQEIISQFHYSAAEGDIARLTVILSHSPSLLNETSENGWTALMYAARNGHPDVVQFLLDKGCDRSIVNKSRQTALDIAKFWGYKHVANLLANAKGGMKPWFLTKEVEECENYFSRTLLDRKSEKRNNSDWLVAKESHPATVYILFSDLNPLVTLGGNKESFQQPEVRLCQLSYTDIKDYLAQPEKITLIFLGVELEVKKESFNYAGEVPREEDGLVAWFALGIDPVAAEEFKQRHENCYFLHPPMPALLQLKEKEAGVVAQARSVLAWHSRYKFCPTCGSTTKIEEGGYKRVCLKEGCPSLHGVHNTSYPRVDPVVIMQVIHPDGTKCLLGRQKRFPPGMFTCLAGFIEPGETIEDAVRREVEEESGVKVGHVQYVSCQPWPMPSSLMIGCLAVAVSTEIKVDKNEIEDARWFTREQVVDVLTKGKQQAFFVPPSRAIAHQLIKHWIGMNPNL; from the exons atgtctTCTATAAAAAGAAGCCCAAAGCAAGAAATAATTTCCCAGTTTCACTATTCAGCTGCAGAAGGAGATATTGCCAGGTTAACCGTAATCCTCAGTCATTCTCCATCTCTTCTCAACGAAACTTCTGAAAATGGCTGGACTGCTTTAATGTATGCCGCAAGGAATGGACACCCAGATGTTGTCCAATTTCTACTTGACAAAGG gTGTGACAGATCCATTGTCAATAAATCAAGGCAGACTGCACTGGACATTGCTAAATTTTGGGGTTATAAGCATGTAGCTAACTTACTAGCTAATGCTAAAGGTGGGATGAAGCCTTGGTTCCTAACTAAGGAAGTGGAagaatgtgaaaattattttagcaGAACACTATTAGAccgaaaaagtgaaaaaagaaataattctgacTGGCTAGTAGCTAAAGAAAGCCATCCAGCCACAGTTTATATCCTTTTCTCAGATTTAAATCCCTTGGTTACTCTAGGTGGCAATAAAGAAAGTTTCCAACAGCCGGAAGTCAGGCTTTGTCAGCTGAGCTACACAGATATAAAAGATTATTTGGCTCAGCCTGAAAAGATCACCTTGATTTTCCTTGGAGTAGAACTTGAAGTGAAGAAAGAGTCATTTAATTATGCTGGAGAAGTCCCAAGAGAAGAAGATGGGTTGGTTGCCTGGTTTGCTCTAGGTATAGATCCTGTTGCTGCTGAAGAATTTAAGCAAAGGCATGaaaattgttattttcttcatcCTCCAATGCCAGCTCTTCTgcagttgaaagaaaaagaagctg GGGTTGTAGCTCAAGCAAGATCTGTTCTTGCCTGGCACAGTCGATATAAGTTCTGCCCAACGTGTGGAAGTACAACTAAAATCGAAGAAGGTGGCTACAAAAGAGTATGCTTAAAAGAAGGCTGTCCTAGCCTCCATGGTGTTCACAATACATCGTATCCAAGAGTTG atccCGTGGTAATCATGCAAGTTATTCATCCAGATGGGACCAAATGCCTTTTAGGCAGGCAGAAAAGATTTCCCCCAGGCATGTTTACTTGCCTTGCTGGATTTATTGAACCTG GGGAGACAATAGAAGATGCTGTTCGGAGAGAAGTAGAAGAGGAAAGTGGAGTCAAAGTTGGCCATGTTCAGTATGTCTCTTGTCAGCCATGGCCAATGCCCTCCTCCTTAATGATTGGTTGCTTAGCTGTGGCAGTGTCTACAGAAATTAAAGTTGACAAGAATGAAATAGAGGATGCCCGCTGGTTCACTAGAGAACAG GTTGTGGATGTTCTGACCAAAGGGAAGCAGCAGGCATTCTTTGTGCCACCAAGCCGAGCTATTGCACATCAATTAATCAAACACTGGATTGGAATGAACCCCAATCTCTAA